In one Arachis duranensis cultivar V14167 chromosome 9, aradu.V14167.gnm2.J7QH, whole genome shotgun sequence genomic region, the following are encoded:
- the LOC127741565 gene encoding uncharacterized protein LOC127741565, producing MEEPSALNMNQLQAALEGISGQYSQIQRSQEEQAQQQRDLWQLMDQQKGLQAQWMDQQREFLTHMMEQQQEQYDKMYEAINNSAAEHERSLEKVKQDSWLGYPSTILRLCEEAGVPLEEFEDTDLVSIGKPITKERLEYVTTVQLERQPLARRKKRKEARQEEEQEDMEEPSALNMNQLQAALEGISGQYSQIQRSQEEQAQQQRDLWQLMDQQKGLQAQWMDQQREFLTHMMEQQQEQYDKMYEAINNSAAEHERSLEKVIQEQAQLRKEQAQQSWLGYPSTILRLCEEAGVPLEEFEDTDLVSIGKPITKERLEYVTTVQLERQPLARRKKRKEARQEEEQEDMEEPNALNMNQLQAALEGISGKYSQIQRSQEEQAQQQRDLWQLMDQQKGLQAQ from the exons ATGGAAGAACCAAGTGCTTTGAACATGAACCAACTTCAAGCGGCTTTGGAAGGAATCTCTGGGCAATACTCACAAATTCAAAGAAGTCAAGAGGAACAAGCTCAACAACAAAGGGACCTTTGGCAATTAATGGATCAGCAAAAAGGACTTCAGGCTCAATGGATGGATCAGCAAAGGGAATTTCTAACGCACATGATggaacaacaacaagaacaatatgaCAAAATGTATGAAGCCATCAATAACTCAGCTGCTGAACATGAAAGATCCTTGGAGAAG GTCAAACAAGACAGTTGGCTAGGATATCCTAGTACTATTCTGCGCTTATGTGAAGAAGCTGGAGTGCCTCTTGAAGAATTTGAAGATACAGACTTGGTGTCCATTGGGAAACCTATCACCAAGGAAAGATTGGAGTATGTCACCACAGTCCAATTGGAGAGGCAGCCTCTagcaagaagaaaaaagaggaaggaaGCAAGACAAGAGGAGGAGCAAGAAGACATGGAAGAACCAAGTGCTTTGAACATGAACCAACTTCAAGCGGCTTTGGAAGGAATCTCTGGGCAATACTCACAAATTCAAAGAAGTCAAGAGGAACAAGCTCAACAACAAAGGGACCTTTGGCAATTAATGGATCAGCAAAAAGGACTTCAGGCTCAATGGATGGATCAGCAAAGGGAATTTCTAACGCACATGATggaacaacaacaagaacaatatgaCAAAATGTATGAAGCCATCAATAACTCAGCTGCTGAACATGAAAGATCCTTGGAGAAGGTAATACAAGAACAGGCTCAGTTAAGGAAAGAGCAAGCTCAGCAAAG TTGGCTAGGATATCCTAGTACTATTCTGCGCTTATGTGAAGAAGCTGGAGTGCCTCTTGAAGAATTTGAAGATACAGACTTGGTGTCCATTGGGAAACCTATCACCAAGGAAAGATTGGAGTATGTCACCACAGTCCAATTGGAGAGGCAGCCTCTagcaagaagaaaaaagaggaaggaaGCAAGACAAGAGGAGGAGCAAGAAGACATGGAAGAACCAAATGCTTTGAACATGAACCAACTTCAAGCGGCTTTAGAAGGAATCTCTGGGAAATACTCACAAATTCAaagaagccaagaggaacaagctcAACAACAAAGGGACCTTTGGCAATTAATGGATCAGCAAAAAGGACTTCAAGCTCAATAG